The genomic interval AGGTTTTTTATGAGTTTACAGACCTTGTAGAACCTTTATCGCTAGATGAGGCCTATCTTGATGTTACCGAAAATAAAAAAGGAATGCCAAGTGCCACGGTTATTGCCTCTTGGATACGACAACGCATCAAAGAAACTACAGGATTAAATGCCAGTGCAGGGATAAGCATTAATAAGTTTATTGCTAAAGTTGCCAGCGACATCAATAAACCCAACGGACAAAAAACAATCCCGCCAGAAGAGGTTATTACTTTTTTAGAAGAGCTAGATATCAGAAAATTTTATGGTATCGGTAAAAAAACTGCCGAAAAAATGTACCTCCACGGGATTTTTACAGGCCTTGATTTGAAGTCAAAATCCAACGAATACTTGTCAAAAAATTTTGGAAAAAGTGGGGCGTACTATTACAATATTGTACGTGGAATTCAACACAGTGATGTCAAGCCAAATCGCATACGCAAATCTTTAGCAGCAGAGCGTACCTTTAAAGAAAACATCACTAGCGAAGTTTTTATGCTAGAAAAGCTAGATCATATTGCAACAGAGGTAGCTCGTCGCCTTGAAAAAAGTAAAGTCGCCGGTAAAACCATTACGCTTAAAATCAAATACTCGGATTTTACCTTAAAGACACGATCAAAAACTGTAGAGCTTTACATTAGATCTAAAGAAATTATTTTTGAAACTGCAAAGGACTTACTTTATCAAGAAAAGTTAGAAAACAGCGTGAGACTTCTGGGTATATCCCTATCAAATCTTAATACAGATGATCGTAAATTAAAGGATGCTCAAAAAGCAATTGAAGAAGATAAAATTGATGTCCAAATGCGATTTGAATTTTAGTTAATTATCCTAAAATCTTAGTTTGGCGTCTATAAAAAGCGTCCTGTTGTCTTTTTAAAATTTCTTTAGACATTTTCTTTTTATAATTATAGAGCTCTTCATCTTGAGTTATATCTGTATAAATACGATCATTTAGAATATGATCTGTTTGCGTGAGCATAGAACGGTGAGCCGATTTTTGAGCACTCCACTCTTTAATCGTAAGCTCATGATCTGCAAGTTTGATGTCATATTCTCCCATAGGAGAGATCAATTTTGAAAATATAGGAGCTGTTTCTATGGCAAGAAATAATAGAAATATAAAAAACGATGGAAGCCAAGGCAAAACCTTCATCGCATCGATACGAGCCATTAATCCGTCAAAGTTATTTATTACAGGCTGGCTGTTGCTTATAGCTGCATTAAAAGCATCTTTTAACCTAGTTTTTTCCGCTTCCGCGAAAGCGATTGCATCATTATTCTTCGTTTTAAGAGCAGCAAGTTCTGCAAGAGCAGCATCGTGCTTGTCTCTTTTCTCTTTATATACCGGGCCTTTACCCAGTAATTCTGTGCCCGCAGTTCCCTCTGCCTCTGCGATATAAATATCGTACAGGTTATTCACTTCTGTTTCCTTTTGAGAAATTTCAGCTTTTAAGTTCTCAATTTGGTCGTTGAGCTTGTTAGTCTCTGGGGTGAATTGCGCGAGTATTTCCCCTTGGTTTTGAACGGTAAATTCATTTTTTTGACTTAGAATTACCCGATCTATCTCTTTTTCAAATATTTTAAGCTCTAATGGTTTTGAGATCACCACAGCAATGATTACTGCGAGAATAAGTCTTGGTACTGCCATCCCAAATTCTTTCCACCATTGGTCACGTTTCTTAAGGGTGGAAACGATAAATCGATCAAGGTTAAAAATTACAAGACCCCACAACAACCCAAAAAGAATAGCACGATATACGTTATCAAAAACTGTATATAGCGCGTATGTTGCAGCTATGGTTGCGAGTACAGCAGTAAAAAATACGGTAGCTCCTATTCCTGCATATTTAGTTTTTTCTCCACGAGAGCACGTATCAAGAACATCTCTGTCTGCTCCAGAACAAAGAATAAAAAAAGATTGAATCATAATGTGCCTCGTTTTAGATTTTGATGGTAAGTGTTTCTTATAGTTGGTCAACTATAAGAACGATCAAAATTTTAAAATGTTACAGTTTTTTAATTATTTTGAAATCAAATGAATAGGATATTACTTATGGAGGGTAATTAAATACTTATTATTCTTTTCTATTTTTTTAGCTTATAATACCTCATTATTAATCGCAATAATATAATTAGAGAACAATAGATTTTATTTTGTAAGAATAATCTCGCACTTATAGTTAAAAAATCGATAAAGCACTGATTTAAACCCAAAAAAGAACATCTAGAAATATGGCTTTTACGTATCTTGTAAGAGATCCCTATTAAAAATGTATAATATGAAAAATGTTTACTTCATTTTAATCTTTTTTATTTCTCAGTTTGCTGTTTCGCAAGTGGGAATTAATACAACAACGCCTATTTCACAAGCAGCCTTACAGATCGATGGTTCTAATAGTGGTTTGTTAATTAATAGAGTAGCACTAACAGGAAAAGATGATGTCACTACGATACCTAGTTTGTCAGTCCCAGCAGATGCTGCAGCTGCAGAAGGTTTGATGGTTTATAATACTGCTACAGCTGGTACAGGAGAAAACACTGTAAAGCCTGGCTTTTATAGCTGGGACGGGACAGGGTGGTTACGTTTTGTAGATGAAGACTCAGTAAGTCGTCATACGGGATGGGCGGTATATAATGATACGCAATTCACAAGCGCAGCTCCAGGATTTGTAGCAGCTAATACTTCTTATTTCTTACCTAACAACGCAGGAAATAAAATTGAATCGCAATTACCCACTGATGTACCGACTTTTTATGATGAGACTACTGAAAAAATAACAGGTAGGAATGGAGATGGTTTGAATGTAGTGATAGAATTCAAATTGAGACCTTTGACAAACGGAACTGTACGAGTAAACTTAAGTATAGATA from Dokdonia sp. Hel_I_53 carries:
- the dinB gene encoding DNA polymerase IV, which gives rise to MQELPIRKIIHVDMDAFYASVEQLDNPDLRGKAIAVGGGGERGVVSAASYEARKFGVRSAMAGALARKLCPELIFVKTNFERYREISNQIRKVFYEFTDLVEPLSLDEAYLDVTENKKGMPSATVIASWIRQRIKETTGLNASAGISINKFIAKVASDINKPNGQKTIPPEEVITFLEELDIRKFYGIGKKTAEKMYLHGIFTGLDLKSKSNEYLSKNFGKSGAYYYNIVRGIQHSDVKPNRIRKSLAAERTFKENITSEVFMLEKLDHIATEVARRLEKSKVAGKTITLKIKYSDFTLKTRSKTVELYIRSKEIIFETAKDLLYQEKLENSVRLLGISLSNLNTDDRKLKDAQKAIEEDKIDVQMRFEF
- a CDS encoding DUF4407 domain-containing protein, which codes for MIQSFFILCSGADRDVLDTCSRGEKTKYAGIGATVFFTAVLATIAATYALYTVFDNVYRAILFGLLWGLVIFNLDRFIVSTLKKRDQWWKEFGMAVPRLILAVIIAVVISKPLELKIFEKEIDRVILSQKNEFTVQNQGEILAQFTPETNKLNDQIENLKAEISQKETEVNNLYDIYIAEAEGTAGTELLGKGPVYKEKRDKHDAALAELAALKTKNNDAIAFAEAEKTRLKDAFNAAISNSQPVINNFDGLMARIDAMKVLPWLPSFFIFLLFLAIETAPIFSKLISPMGEYDIKLADHELTIKEWSAQKSAHRSMLTQTDHILNDRIYTDITQDEELYNYKKKMSKEILKRQQDAFYRRQTKILG